Proteins encoded together in one Flavobacteriales bacterium window:
- a CDS encoding T9SS C-terminal target domain-containing protein codes for MDARTTPLSLALLLLTGTLAPPADAQVIADRSLVLEEVTLAGMPGLQSFAWGTHNGEWLLLGGRTDGLHRRQPPVAFLAADNNTTAWVVAPATGQVWSAPLSTLPTGLFEQLQCTNMESAQRDSMLYIVGGYAYSATAGDHITHDRLTAVHVPNAIAAIKAGTSLAPHFRQLADARMAVTGGYLGRHNDLFLLVGGQRFIGRYNPIGPDHGPGFVQQYTNAIRRFRISDDGVNLSITDFSETVDTVNLHRRDYNLVPQVFPDGTHGFTAFSGVFQYVDDVPWLNTVDITDSAYTVVPGFEQWLNQYHTAHLPMHDATDNSMRTLFFGGIGRYHYVNGVLVDDPTVPFVNTISLVTRASDGTMVEEAVGTMPGLLGASAELIPSPGLPMTDHEVLQLDQLPPDSVLVGHIVGGIESTAESIFFINTGTQSDASTRLFRVWLLPSASAVGDVSGTDDQALTLRRMEADRLIAVLQLPAGARTVVDLLNSAGRRVRGIAEAQLPKGRHELVVDLRGLAPGAYTVEARTPDRRWSARFVR; via the coding sequence ATGGATGCCCGCACCACACCCCTGTCCCTGGCCCTGCTGCTGCTCACCGGAACCCTGGCCCCGCCCGCCGACGCGCAGGTGATCGCAGACCGTTCGCTCGTGCTGGAGGAAGTGACCCTGGCCGGCATGCCGGGCCTGCAATCCTTCGCCTGGGGCACGCACAACGGCGAGTGGCTGCTCCTGGGCGGCCGCACGGACGGGCTGCACCGCCGCCAGCCGCCGGTGGCCTTTCTGGCGGCGGACAACAACACGACCGCGTGGGTGGTGGCGCCGGCCACGGGGCAGGTGTGGAGCGCACCGCTGAGCACCCTGCCCACCGGGCTGTTCGAGCAGCTGCAGTGCACCAACATGGAATCCGCGCAACGCGACAGCATGCTCTACATCGTGGGCGGCTACGCGTACAGCGCTACGGCGGGGGACCACATCACGCACGACCGGCTGACGGCCGTGCATGTGCCCAACGCCATCGCGGCCATCAAGGCGGGCACTTCGCTCGCGCCGCACTTCCGGCAGCTCGCCGATGCGCGCATGGCCGTCACCGGCGGCTACCTAGGGCGGCACAATGACCTCTTCCTGCTGGTGGGCGGGCAGCGCTTCATCGGCCGCTACAATCCGATCGGCCCTGACCATGGGCCGGGTTTCGTGCAGCAATACACCAATGCCATCAGACGCTTCCGGATCAGTGACGACGGGGTGAACCTGTCCATCACCGACTTCAGCGAAACGGTGGACACCGTGAACCTGCACCGCCGCGACTACAACCTGGTGCCGCAGGTCTTCCCCGACGGCACGCACGGCTTCACGGCCTTCAGCGGCGTGTTCCAGTACGTGGACGATGTGCCCTGGTTGAACACGGTGGACATCACCGACAGCGCGTACACGGTGGTGCCCGGCTTCGAGCAATGGCTGAACCAGTACCACACGGCGCACCTGCCGATGCACGACGCCACGGACAACAGCATGCGCACGCTCTTCTTCGGCGGCATCGGCCGCTACCACTATGTGAACGGCGTGCTGGTGGACGACCCCACCGTGCCCTTCGTGAACACGATCAGCCTGGTGACGCGCGCGTCGGACGGCACGATGGTGGAAGAGGCCGTGGGCACCATGCCCGGTCTGCTGGGCGCCAGCGCCGAGCTGATCCCTTCGCCGGGCCTGCCGATGACGGACCATGAGGTGCTTCAGCTGGACCAATTGCCGCCGGACAGCGTGCTGGTGGGCCACATCGTGGGCGGCATCGAGAGCACGGCCGAGAGCATCTTCTTCATCAACACCGGCACGCAGAGCGATGCCAGCACCCGGCTGTTCCGGGTGTGGCTGCTGCCTTCGGCCAGCGCGGTGGGGGATGTGAGCGGCACCGATGACCAGGCCCTCACGCTGCGCCGCATGGAGGCGGACCGCCTGATCGCCGTGCTGCAACTGCCCGCCGGTGCGCGCACGGTGGTGGACCTACTGAACAGCGCCGGCCGCCGTGTGCGGGGCATCGCGGAAGCACAGCTGCCCAAGGGCCGGCACGAGCTGGTGGTGGACCTGCGCGGCCTGGCCCCGGGGGCCTACACGGTGGAGGCCCGCACCCCGGACCGCCGCTGGAGCGCCCGCTTCGTGCGCTGA
- a CDS encoding DinB family protein: MHRTIAYNRALLHQADDLLDQLDDAALSQQRELLFGGTIGQHIRHVVECYQCLLRQRESGLLNYDRRERDPQMERRVQAARAAIAWCLDQVQRIRGDAPLTLECELPDDEGSLRQATSLVRELTYVADHCVHHMAMVRIVLQQQLPQVAHPVELGVAAATRNHRAR; encoded by the coding sequence ATGCACCGCACCATCGCCTACAACCGCGCGCTGCTGCATCAAGCGGACGACCTGCTGGACCAACTGGATGATGCCGCGTTATCCCAGCAGCGTGAGCTGCTCTTCGGTGGCACCATCGGTCAGCACATCCGGCACGTGGTGGAGTGCTACCAGTGTCTGCTGCGCCAGCGCGAAAGCGGACTGCTGAACTACGATCGTCGGGAGCGCGACCCCCAGATGGAGCGCCGGGTGCAGGCCGCACGCGCGGCCATCGCCTGGTGCCTGGACCAGGTCCAACGCATCCGGGGGGACGCGCCCCTCACCCTGGAGTGTGAGCTGCCCGATGATGAGGGCTCGCTTCGGCAGGCCACGAGCCTGGTGCGCGAGCTCACTTACGTGGCCGACCATTGCGTGCATCACATGGCCATGGTGCGCATCGTCCTTCAGCAGCAGTTGCCACAGGTGGCCCATCCCGTGGAGCTCGGGGTGGCGGCCGCCACGCGCAATCATCGCGCGCGCTGA
- a CDS encoding DoxX family protein has protein sequence MRTLKPVLLRLPDVAAAVILLQTLWFKFSAAPESVHIFSTLGMEPWGRIASGVAELFAAVLLIPPRTAWVGAGLALAIMGGALMSHLTVLGVEIMGDGGTLFALALLVAGCSSFALWRDRDQLRTALRTR, from the coding sequence ATGCGCACCCTGAAACCCGTCCTCCTCCGCCTGCCCGACGTGGCCGCGGCCGTCATCCTCCTACAGACGCTGTGGTTCAAGTTCAGCGCCGCGCCGGAGTCCGTCCACATCTTCAGCACGCTGGGCATGGAGCCCTGGGGGCGGATCGCGTCCGGCGTGGCCGAACTGTTCGCGGCGGTCCTGCTGATCCCGCCCCGCACCGCCTGGGTGGGCGCAGGGCTTGCGCTGGCCATCATGGGCGGCGCCCTCATGAGCCACCTCACTGTTCTGGGCGTCGAGATCATGGGCGACGGAGGGACCCTCTTCGCTCTGGCCCTGCTCGTGGCCGGATGCAGTTCCTTTGCGCTCTGGCGCGACCGGGACCAGCTGCGCACGGCCCTTCGGACCCGCTGA
- a CDS encoding YHS domain protein, with protein sequence MRLLLTCAAAIALLGASAQSDPLPRFNVDDDGLWVDGYDPVSYTVDHRAAKGDARFSFTYGGAIFHFVSPAHRDLFAKAPASYLPAYGGWCAYAMGAKNEKVVVDPETFKLKDGRVFLFYNRFFTNTLEDWNKAEDRLLPAADRHWAAFKHRP encoded by the coding sequence ATGCGCCTGCTCCTCACCTGTGCCGCCGCCATCGCCCTCCTCGGTGCCTCCGCACAGTCCGATCCACTTCCCCGGTTCAACGTGGACGACGACGGGCTGTGGGTGGACGGCTACGACCCTGTGTCCTACACCGTGGACCATCGGGCCGCGAAGGGGGATGCCCGCTTCTCCTTCACTTACGGCGGTGCCATCTTCCATTTCGTGAGCCCGGCGCACCGCGACCTGTTCGCCAAGGCCCCGGCCTCCTACCTGCCGGCCTATGGCGGTTGGTGCGCCTATGCCATGGGGGCCAAGAACGAAAAGGTGGTCGTGGACCCCGAGACCTTCAAGCTGAAGGACGGGCGGGTGTTCCTGTTCTACAACCGCTTCTTCACCAACACCCTGGAGGATTGGAACAAGGCGGAGGATCGGCTCCTGCCCGCCGCCGATCGCCATTGGGCCGCCTTCAAGCACCGGCCCTGA
- a CDS encoding Crp/Fnr family transcriptional regulator, translating to MTPEGATGPEKKFWYLQNHRLFDQLDDEAIAKLCIISRYKEAGRGEHIFFTEDTTDRIFILKTGAVKIVHTDSDGNEVVKDVLGDHDLFGHLPSQGRGSRAGEHAVALTDDVSICTFTRSDFEQVLARNPQVSLRLASHIGDKLRALEQRYDSLVFKDVRARLIEFLRRYVQLFGAEREPDGSVPNHLRQEDIAQLIGSTRQTVAELMGELEREGLLHYSRRRIRLA from the coding sequence ATGACACCAGAAGGCGCCACCGGCCCCGAGAAGAAGTTCTGGTACCTCCAGAACCACCGCCTGTTCGATCAGCTGGACGACGAGGCCATCGCGAAGCTCTGCATCATCTCGCGGTACAAGGAGGCCGGCCGCGGAGAGCACATCTTCTTCACCGAGGACACCACCGACCGCATCTTCATCCTCAAGACCGGGGCGGTGAAGATCGTGCACACCGACAGCGACGGGAATGAGGTGGTGAAGGATGTGCTCGGCGATCATGACCTCTTCGGCCACCTGCCCTCACAGGGTCGGGGATCGCGGGCCGGGGAACATGCCGTGGCGCTCACGGACGATGTGTCCATCTGCACCTTCACACGCAGCGACTTCGAACAGGTGCTCGCCCGGAACCCCCAGGTCTCCTTGCGCCTCGCCTCGCACATCGGGGACAAGTTGCGCGCGTTGGAGCAACGGTATGACAGCCTTGTCTTCAAGGATGTGCGGGCCCGGCTGATCGAGTTCCTCCGGCGGTATGTGCAGCTGTTCGGCGCCGAACGCGAGCCGGACGGATCAGTGCCCAACCACCTGCGGCAGGAGGACATCGCGCAGTTGATCGGCAGCACCCGGCAGACGGTGGCCGAGCTGATGGGCGAGTTGGAGCGCGAGGGTCTGCTGCACTATTCACGCCGAAGGATCCGGCTCGCCTGA
- a CDS encoding M20/M25/M40 family metallo-hydrolase gives MWWRSAHYDHLGLGDEGSLHRGEPAIHNGADDNASGVAVMLQLARDLAELDEARANDYLFIAFSGEEKGLFGSNYWTKHPTVPLAELNYMINLDMVGRLEADSSIGINGAGTSPAWTELPRVQAGALKVRTTTSGIGPSDHTSFYLQGIPAIHFFTGTHGDYHKPSDDEEKINYDGMLRVTRYIESLITTLNDDGKLAFTKTQDADSASTPRFKVTLGVVPDYMYDGKGMRIDGVSEGKPAAAAGLKSGDVVVRMGALEVGDMMGYMKALGQFKKGDTAPVTVLRDGQEVVVDVTF, from the coding sequence ATGTGGTGGCGATCGGCGCACTACGACCACCTGGGCCTCGGCGATGAGGGCAGCCTGCACCGCGGCGAGCCCGCCATCCACAACGGTGCCGACGACAACGCCAGTGGCGTGGCCGTGATGCTGCAGCTGGCCCGCGACCTGGCCGAGCTGGACGAGGCCCGCGCCAACGACTACCTCTTCATCGCCTTCAGCGGCGAAGAGAAGGGGCTGTTCGGTTCGAACTACTGGACCAAGCACCCCACGGTGCCCCTGGCCGAGCTCAACTACATGATCAACCTCGACATGGTGGGGCGCCTGGAGGCCGACAGCAGCATCGGCATCAACGGGGCGGGCACCTCGCCCGCATGGACCGAACTGCCCCGCGTGCAGGCCGGCGCGCTCAAGGTGAGGACCACCACCAGCGGCATCGGCCCCAGCGACCACACCAGCTTCTACCTGCAGGGCATCCCCGCCATCCACTTCTTCACCGGCACGCACGGCGACTACCACAAGCCCAGCGACGATGAGGAGAAGATCAACTACGACGGCATGCTGCGCGTCACCCGCTACATCGAGAGCCTCATCACCACGCTGAACGACGACGGCAAGCTGGCCTTCACCAAGACCCAGGACGCGGACAGCGCCAGCACGCCGCGCTTCAAGGTGACCCTGGGCGTGGTGCCGGACTACATGTACGACGGCAAGGGCATGCGGATCGACGGGGTCAGCGAGGGAAAACCCGCCGCCGCCGCCGGGCTGAAGTCCGGCGATGTGGTGGTGCGCATGGGCGCCCTGGAGGTGGGCGACATGATGGGCTACATGAAGGCCCTGGGCCAGTTCAAGAAGGGCGACACCGCGCCTGTCACCGTGCTGCGCGACGGCCAGGAGGTGGTGGTGGACGTCACGTTCTAA
- a CDS encoding peptidylprolyl isomerase: MRAAILPLLMTAVLAGCSETTPEDRTVPTPGGRWTDPRLQAVLEAQDHRRTQDLCALLKDSVAGVREAAALALASVQDSAARACLLEALRDADATVRGAAGLALSGVADSVALVELLRLAEQEPDSAVKAQLFSVGFAAELRLHKHDPDWFISYLESDERGIRLRAAQSLSRLPREVLAPTAHSVLHAVHVERDPAVRQFLVASLKHHALPAVTDTLLRLVQRDSLPQVRIAAVRALGAKEDTLLAPVLLERATTDPDPGVRRVAVEQLQRYHLHLDGDAIWKAAQESADYRVKLPLYGLVMKHAGPETRVICRMLMESMRRQDLGPYLNAALLTAMGPVLPQDTLLAVVLGDRPAVERQAALEASMAQFQEKLKAGEIDQAGRDKWLVGQLRQVLTAGDAGLIAAVCERLAEERPEVLRQLLTEAVVAQVRGALHPVRDLETLQLLDQALARRDGKGSPPHAAPLFNHPIDRARLGLLRDGQRYRIVTAKGTIVLAIEPATAPGSCVAFDSLVTAGYYDGKAFHRIVPNFVAQGGCPRGDGFGGMPWTLRTEVGPQGFVEGAVGLASAGRDTESCQFFIMLSPAPHLDGRYTRFARVISGLEVARRLEVGDVMTKVEQVR, from the coding sequence ATGCGCGCTGCGATCCTTCCCTTGCTGATGACCGCTGTGCTGGCGGGCTGTTCGGAGACCACCCCGGAGGACCGCACCGTGCCCACGCCGGGCGGCCGGTGGACGGACCCGCGGCTGCAGGCCGTGCTGGAGGCGCAGGACCACCGGCGCACGCAGGACCTCTGCGCCCTGCTGAAGGACAGCGTGGCCGGCGTGCGCGAGGCGGCGGCGCTGGCCCTGGCGAGCGTGCAGGACAGCGCGGCGCGCGCCTGCCTGCTGGAGGCCCTGCGCGATGCCGACGCCACGGTGCGCGGTGCGGCGGGCCTCGCCCTGAGCGGAGTGGCGGACAGCGTGGCCCTGGTCGAGCTGCTGAGGCTGGCGGAGCAGGAACCGGACTCCGCGGTGAAGGCCCAGCTCTTCAGCGTCGGCTTCGCGGCCGAGCTGCGGCTGCACAAGCACGACCCCGACTGGTTCATCAGTTATCTGGAGAGCGACGAGCGCGGCATCCGGTTGCGTGCCGCGCAAAGCCTGTCCCGTCTGCCGCGCGAGGTGCTGGCCCCCACGGCGCACAGCGTGCTGCATGCCGTGCACGTGGAGCGCGACCCGGCCGTGCGCCAGTTCCTGGTGGCCTCGTTGAAGCACCATGCCCTGCCGGCCGTCACCGATACGCTGCTGCGGCTGGTGCAGCGGGACAGTCTGCCGCAGGTGCGGATCGCTGCGGTCCGTGCGCTCGGCGCCAAGGAGGACACGCTGCTGGCCCCCGTGCTGCTCGAGCGCGCGACCACCGACCCCGACCCCGGGGTGCGTCGGGTGGCCGTGGAGCAACTGCAGCGCTACCACCTGCACCTGGACGGCGACGCCATCTGGAAGGCCGCCCAGGAGAGCGCGGACTACCGGGTGAAGCTGCCGTTGTACGGGCTGGTGATGAAGCACGCCGGTCCGGAGACGCGCGTCATCTGCCGCATGCTGATGGAGAGCATGCGACGCCAGGACCTGGGGCCCTACCTGAACGCGGCGTTGTTGACCGCGATGGGACCCGTGCTGCCGCAGGACACCTTGTTGGCGGTGGTGCTGGGCGACCGGCCGGCCGTGGAACGACAGGCGGCCCTGGAGGCCTCGATGGCGCAGTTCCAGGAAAAGCTCAAAGCGGGGGAGATCGACCAGGCGGGGCGCGACAAGTGGCTCGTGGGGCAGTTGCGGCAGGTGCTGACCGCGGGCGATGCAGGCCTGATCGCCGCGGTGTGCGAGCGGCTCGCCGAGGAGCGGCCGGAGGTGCTCCGGCAGCTGCTCACCGAGGCCGTGGTGGCGCAGGTGCGCGGCGCGCTGCATCCGGTGCGCGACCTGGAAACGCTGCAGCTGTTGGACCAGGCCCTGGCCCGGCGCGACGGGAAGGGATCACCACCACATGCCGCGCCGCTGTTCAACCATCCGATCGATCGGGCGCGGCTGGGCCTGCTGCGCGATGGTCAGCGCTACCGCATCGTCACGGCCAAAGGCACCATCGTGCTGGCGATCGAGCCCGCCACGGCGCCGGGGAGCTGCGTGGCCTTCGATTCGCTGGTCACGGCCGGCTACTACGATGGCAAGGCCTTCCACCGCATCGTGCCCAACTTCGTGGCGCAAGGGGGCTGCCCGCGTGGCGACGGCTTCGGCGGCATGCCGTGGACGCTGCGCACCGAGGTGGGGCCGCAGGGCTTCGTGGAAGGGGCCGTGGGCCTGGCCTCCGCCGGGCGCGACACCGAGAGCTGCCAGTTCTTCATCATGCTCTCCCCCGCCCCGCACCTGGACGGCCGCTACACGCGGTTCGCGCGGGTGATCAGCGGGCTGGAGGTGGCCCGGCGCTTGGAGGTGGGCGATGTGATGACCAAGGTGGAGCAGGTGCGGTGA
- a CDS encoding T9SS type A sorting domain-containing protein, translating into MRNLTMLLGTLLMATPWSSSPAQSLQWAGQWAGTYNAPVLAMCTDASGDLWATGFYQGDTDFDLGPGTMNLSGSPGGAWIPIAKYDPSGSLLWTGRLGNGTPGSALTWGSNIASDDAGGLIVAGQFSGASDFDPGPGQYMLDDIDLDLVYKSDVFVAKLDTSGAFHWAVQFGDSATDHCRDMVLDGDGNILLAFDLADTADMDPGPGTDILPVPSPGTDVLVKLDPNGGLLWYRDLGAIGPIPWIALGTDTNNTIWVTRNGDIRTFDEQGNLLWALPMEMIPVDMAVDEHGNGLICGSFEGTLDMDPGPGVTTVSASGNSDLFCAKLDPTGDLVWSIHLGGSAYTTGTGIALGPDGHVHLTGIYQAPLDLDPGPGTWPAVHSGEGDILVITLDSTGAFLNGSTLSAPGLDNAYGSVVLASSDLVLYGSFEGTLDVDPGPGVLHLNSSAYSDGLIARYSGMATSAGQGADEHHARAMPNPTDGALWLLDLPPNTCGVSVLNAQGAEVMRMAPTKGDRSMRLDLSPLAAGLHHVRVLTTSEVVTIKVVRSGN; encoded by the coding sequence ATGCGGAACCTGACCATGCTGCTCGGCACGCTCCTCATGGCGACCCCATGGAGCTCCAGCCCCGCACAAAGCCTTCAGTGGGCCGGGCAATGGGCTGGGACGTACAACGCGCCTGTCCTGGCCATGTGCACGGATGCCTCGGGGGATCTCTGGGCAACCGGTTTCTATCAAGGGGACACGGACTTCGACCTCGGTCCCGGGACCATGAACCTGTCCGGCTCACCCGGCGGTGCTTGGATCCCGATCGCCAAGTACGACCCGAGCGGCTCGCTTCTGTGGACGGGCCGCCTCGGCAATGGCACGCCCGGATCTGCCTTGACCTGGGGCTCCAACATCGCATCCGACGACGCGGGGGGCCTCATCGTGGCCGGGCAGTTCTCAGGAGCCAGTGACTTCGACCCCGGTCCGGGGCAATACATGTTGGATGACATTGATCTGGACCTCGTGTATAAGTCCGATGTGTTCGTTGCCAAACTGGACACATCAGGGGCGTTCCACTGGGCGGTCCAGTTCGGAGACTCCGCGACCGACCACTGCCGGGACATGGTCCTGGACGGGGACGGGAACATCCTGCTCGCCTTCGATCTGGCGGATACGGCCGATATGGACCCCGGGCCAGGGACAGACATCCTGCCTGTGCCGAGCCCTGGGACCGACGTACTGGTGAAGCTGGATCCGAACGGCGGGCTGCTTTGGTACCGCGATCTCGGTGCCATCGGTCCAATACCATGGATCGCCTTAGGGACGGACACGAACAACACCATCTGGGTGACCCGTAACGGGGATATCCGCACGTTCGATGAACAAGGCAACCTGCTCTGGGCCTTGCCCATGGAAATGATCCCCGTGGACATGGCCGTGGACGAACACGGCAATGGCCTCATATGCGGTTCATTCGAAGGCACGTTGGATATGGACCCCGGGCCAGGAGTGACGACCGTATCGGCCAGTGGTAACTCCGATCTGTTCTGCGCCAAGTTGGATCCCACAGGTGATCTGGTCTGGTCAATCCACTTGGGCGGCTCGGCATACACCACCGGTACCGGGATCGCGCTCGGGCCCGATGGGCATGTTCACCTGACCGGCATTTATCAAGCACCGCTGGACCTCGATCCCGGTCCAGGGACGTGGCCGGCGGTCCATTCCGGTGAGGGGGATATCCTGGTCATCACGTTGGACAGCACGGGCGCTTTCCTGAATGGATCCACTCTTTCCGCGCCAGGCTTGGACAATGCTTACGGCTCCGTGGTCCTCGCGTCATCGGACCTGGTCCTTTACGGTTCCTTTGAAGGCACGTTGGACGTGGATCCAGGACCGGGGGTCCTCCACCTCAACAGCTCGGCTTATTCGGACGGGTTGATCGCACGCTATAGCGGGATGGCCACCTCGGCCGGGCAAGGCGCCGACGAGCACCATGCGCGCGCGATGCCGAACCCCACGGACGGAGCCCTGTGGTTGCTGGACCTACCACCGAACACATGCGGGGTAAGCGTTCTGAACGCGCAGGGGGCGGAGGTGATGCGCATGGCTCCGACCAAGGGAGACCGATCGATGCGCCTGGACCTGAGCCCCTTGGCCGCGGGGCTTCACCACGTCCGGGTGTTGACCACGAGCGAGGTGGTCACGATCAAGGTGGTGCGTTCCGGTAACTGA
- the lysS gene encoding lysine--tRNA ligase has protein sequence MSHALSDQELVRRDALQKLRALGIDPFPAAEFPVTATADRVKGLFTEGGEPAQVTIAGRLMSVRVMGKASFAVLRDHTGDQQIYVARDEVSPGEDKTLYDEVWKHLLHLGDFLGVQGHVFKTRTGEITVHVKRLTVLGKALRPLPVVKTDDQGQVHDAFTDPEQRYRMRYVDLNVNPGVRDTFLKRSRIVSAMRAFMAESGYLEVDTPVLQPIPGGAAARPFVTHHNALDTPLYLRIANELYLKRLIVGGFEGVFEFSRNFRNEGMDRTHNPEFTIMELYVAWRDYRWMMDYMERMLERVCVAANGGPTATFGANTIHFAAPFKRITMCGSIQEKTGADVLAMDEEAVRRLCVQHGIEVAPMMGKGKLIDELFSALVQPELIQPTFVTDFPVEMSPLCKKHRDDARLTERFELFVNGFELANAYSELNDPIDQRERFEEQLKLQQRGDDEAMFIDQDFLRALEYGMPPTSGVGIGVDRLVMLLTNNPAIQEVLLFPQMRPEKFE, from the coding sequence ATGTCCCACGCCCTTTCCGACCAGGAGCTCGTTCGCCGCGACGCGCTGCAGAAGCTCCGCGCCCTCGGCATCGACCCCTTCCCCGCGGCCGAATTCCCGGTCACTGCCACGGCCGACCGGGTCAAGGGTCTGTTCACGGAGGGCGGCGAGCCCGCCCAGGTGACCATCGCCGGACGCCTGATGAGCGTGCGGGTGATGGGCAAGGCCAGCTTCGCCGTGCTGCGCGACCACACCGGGGACCAGCAGATCTACGTGGCCCGCGACGAAGTGTCGCCCGGCGAGGACAAGACCCTGTACGACGAGGTGTGGAAACACCTGCTGCACCTGGGCGACTTCCTCGGTGTGCAGGGCCACGTCTTCAAGACCCGCACCGGCGAGATCACCGTGCATGTGAAGCGGCTCACCGTGCTGGGCAAGGCCCTGCGCCCGCTGCCCGTGGTGAAGACCGATGACCAGGGCCAGGTGCACGATGCGTTCACCGACCCCGAACAGCGCTACCGCATGCGCTATGTGGACCTGAACGTGAACCCCGGCGTGCGGGACACCTTCCTCAAGCGCTCGCGCATCGTCAGCGCCATGCGCGCCTTCATGGCCGAGAGCGGCTATCTGGAGGTGGACACCCCCGTGCTGCAGCCCATCCCCGGCGGTGCCGCCGCGCGCCCCTTCGTCACGCACCACAACGCGCTGGACACCCCCCTCTACCTGCGCATCGCCAACGAGCTCTATCTCAAACGCCTCATCGTGGGCGGCTTCGAGGGCGTGTTCGAGTTCAGCCGCAACTTCCGCAACGAGGGCATGGACCGCACGCACAACCCGGAGTTCACCATCATGGAGCTGTACGTGGCCTGGCGCGACTACCGCTGGATGATGGACTACATGGAGCGCATGCTGGAGCGGGTGTGCGTCGCGGCCAACGGAGGCCCGACGGCCACCTTCGGGGCGAACACCATCCACTTCGCCGCACCCTTCAAGCGCATCACCATGTGCGGGTCGATTCAGGAGAAGACCGGCGCCGATGTGCTGGCGATGGACGAGGAGGCGGTGCGCCGGCTCTGCGTGCAGCACGGCATCGAGGTGGCGCCCATGATGGGCAAGGGCAAGTTGATCGACGAGCTCTTCAGCGCCCTGGTGCAGCCGGAGCTGATCCAGCCCACGTTCGTCACCGACTTCCCGGTGGAGATGAGCCCGCTGTGCAAAAAGCACCGCGACGATGCGCGCCTCACCGAGCGCTTCGAGCTGTTCGTGAACGGCTTCGAGCTGGCCAACGCCTATAGCGAGCTCAACGACCCCATCGACCAGCGTGAACGCTTCGAGGAGCAGCTCAAGCTGCAGCAGCGCGGCGATGACGAGGCCATGTTCATCGACCAGGATTTCCTGCGTGCCCTGGAGTACGGCATGCCGCCCACCAGCGGTGTGGGCATCGGCGTGGACCGCCTGGTGATGCTGCTGACGAACAACCCCGCCATCCAGGAGGTGCTGCTGTTCCCGCAGATGCGGCCGGAGAAGTTCGAGTAA
- a CDS encoding bifunctional phosphoglucose/phosphomannose isomerase, whose product MHTLIDAFPKQLKEALEIGRKAQLKPAGGPYGNVVVTGLGGSGIGGRIAAQLVHKEARCTIEVYNNYYLPGYVDHKSLVIACSYSGNTEETLAAMEQALGKGARVVVITSGGTMLEMAKARGLDHIVIPGGNPPRTMLAYSLVQQFFVLHHFGIIGDGFEGAIRTAANMLEDEKEAIKKAALTLTEQLFGKRLVIYSEASTEAVSIRFRQQVNENSKELCWHHAIPEMNHNELVGWAGGKDDIAVLIFRHKEDHERSQIRMEINKEVFRRHTPHIHDVWSQGDTAFARQLYLINLGDWVSFYWAEKKGVDPTEIAVINMLKGKLAEVK is encoded by the coding sequence ATGCACACCCTCATCGACGCCTTTCCGAAGCAACTGAAGGAAGCCCTGGAGATCGGCCGCAAGGCCCAGTTGAAGCCTGCCGGCGGGCCGTACGGCAACGTGGTCGTCACCGGCCTGGGCGGCAGCGGCATCGGCGGGCGCATCGCGGCGCAGCTGGTGCACAAGGAGGCCAGGTGCACCATCGAGGTGTACAACAACTACTACCTGCCGGGCTACGTGGACCACAAGAGCCTGGTGATCGCGTGCAGTTACAGCGGCAACACCGAGGAGACGCTGGCCGCCATGGAGCAGGCATTGGGCAAGGGCGCCCGTGTGGTGGTGATCACCAGCGGGGGCACCATGCTGGAGATGGCGAAGGCCCGGGGCCTCGACCACATCGTGATCCCCGGCGGCAACCCGCCCCGCACCATGCTGGCCTACTCGCTGGTGCAGCAGTTCTTCGTGCTGCATCACTTCGGCATCATCGGCGACGGCTTCGAGGGCGCGATCCGCACTGCGGCGAACATGCTGGAGGACGAGAAGGAAGCCATCAAGAAGGCAGCACTGACCCTCACCGAGCAGCTTTTCGGCAAGCGGTTGGTGATCTACAGCGAGGCGAGCACCGAGGCGGTGAGCATCCGCTTCCGGCAGCAGGTGAACGAGAACAGCAAGGAGCTCTGCTGGCACCACGCCATCCCGGAGATGAACCACAACGAACTCGTGGGCTGGGCCGGAGGCAAGGACGACATCGCCGTGCTGATCTTCCGCCACAAGGAGGATCATGAGCGGAGCCAGATCCGCATGGAGATCAACAAGGAGGTCTTCCGCAGGCACACCCCGCACATCCACGACGTGTGGAGCCAGGGCGACACGGCCTTCGCACGGCAGCTGTACCTGATCAACCTGGGCGACTGGGTGAGCTTCTACTGGGCCGAGAAGAAGGGGGTGGACCCCACGGAGATCGCGGTGATCAACATGCTGAAGGGGAAGCTGGCGGAGGTGAAGTGA